From one Mya arenaria isolate MELC-2E11 chromosome 4, ASM2691426v1 genomic stretch:
- the LOC128230158 gene encoding uncharacterized protein LOC128230158, with protein sequence MCVCGAAVSFVINDQPTSSFVIIGFFIIFSTTITLCLVFMPKIIEIKRDPTGEERRIRAKLQKPKKQTSREEMTFDLKKKNDDLQAENIRCRNIIAEKMRLLHSLMEQLGGDTREIHYLGQLAAGVREASFIGRSPVHKKVIELRLADSSPSKLSSGSDLDDGSLMSDMSYGSTTWTIAQNPVHRHAENATMSITSVGTNFSGAGSVDDLCKRGLTKRNSVKTCQTEIEEDDDDDVFGGVYCGPSNHRTSIKLTNTCKENGRAKPITEVHPLMHDFPNKSYMTTENDTFKPVIGNIKIGSDEERERDLASSLLS encoded by the exons ATGTGCGTATGTGGCGCCGCAGTCTCTTTCGTCATCAACGATCAGCCTACGTCATCATTCGTCATCATTGGATTCTTCATCATCTTCAGTACAACAATCACGCTTTGTCTCGTTTTTATGCCGAAG attattgaaatcaaacGTGACCCAACGGGCGAGGAGCGGAGGATCAGGGCGAAATTACAAAAACCAAAAAAGCAGACGAGCCGAGAGGAAATGACGTTTGACCTCAAGAAGAAGAACGACGATCTCCAAGCGGAGAATATCAGATGTAGAAATATCATTGCTGAG AAGATGCGACTTCTACACAGCCTAATGGAGCAGCTAGGAGGCGATACACGAGAGATCCATTACCTAGGACAGCTTGCGGCGGGGGTCCGGGAAGCATCCTTCATAGGACGATCGCCAGTTCACAAGAAAGTTATTGAGCTGCGTTTAGCAGATTCATCGCCAAGTAAATTGTCATCGG GGTCGGATCTGGACGACGGCTCCCTGATGTCGGACATGAGTTATGGCTCAACCACGTGGACGATAGCTCAAAACCCCGTCCACCGCCACGCCGAAAACGCTACCATGTCCATAACCTCCGTGGGAACTAACTTCTCCGGCGCAGGATCCGTCGATGATCTTTG TAAGCGCGGATTGACGAAGCGGAACTCTGTGAAAACATGCCAGACGGAGATAGAAGAGGACGACGATGATGACGTATTTGGTGGCGTCTACTGCGGGCCTTCCAACCATCGCACCTCCATCAAACTGACCAACACTTGCAAGGAAAACGGCAG AGCTAAACCGATAACGGAAGTTCACCCATTAATGCACGATTTCCCAAACAAATCGTATATGACTACGGAAAATGACACCTTTAAACCGGTGATCGGTAACATTAAAATAGGATCGG ACGAGGAAAGAGAACGGGATTTAGCGTCTTCATTGTTGTCGTAA
- the LOC128230650 gene encoding gamma-aminobutyric acid type B receptor subunit 2-like has translation MSSPNLNNIIIIGCILTYLSVFLLGTDGGVVNIKYLRHICTSRAWVLSIGFTLAFGAMFSKTWRVHSIFTDIKLHKKVIKDYKLILVVTVLLFIDAALLVTWQIMDPLQTSIKNLAVQKEGDLDVIPVVEYCVSHKMTIWLILIYAYKGMLLAHKGMLLDK, from the exons ATGTCATCCCCCAATCtgaacaacataataataattggTTGTATCCTCACCTATCTAAGCGTTTTTCTGCTCGGTACGGACGGAGGAGTCGTCAATATCAAGTACCTGCGACATATCTGTACG TCGCGGGCATGGGTTCTGTCTATCGGGTTTACCCTCGCATTTGGCGCCATGTTCAGTAAAACATGGAGAGTACACTCCATCTTTACCGACATCAAACTTCACAAGAAG GTAATCAAAGACTACAAGCTGATCTTGGTTGTCACCGTGTTACTTTTTATAGATGCAGCATTATTAGTCACGTGGCAAATTATGGACCCTCTACAAACATCTATTAAGAACCTCGCAGTCCAA AAGGAAGGCGACTTGGATGTGATTCCTGTAGTGGAGTACTGTGTCAGTCACAAGATGACAATATGGCTTATACTCATATACGCATACAAGGGAATGCTCCTG GCCCACAAGGGAATGCTCTTAGATAAGTAA